One Punica granatum isolate Tunisia-2019 chromosome 3, ASM765513v2, whole genome shotgun sequence genomic window carries:
- the LOC116201525 gene encoding agamous-like MADS-box protein AGL61 has translation MELAEPNGRKYWGRQKIKIKKIEDDQHRFIMFSSRRAMIYKKASELATLCGAEIGIVVFSPTGKPFSFGIPTIDAVVERFLNRNTSEQPPDDGGMEQMLEAQQRTRIEKIRQNLNKTLAKLEAEKKRDKSLKQLIKTAREPNAPRCEVGWWDAKIEALNPAQLEQVSTSIEQFYGDLMKHMKKRQQLQPQPQR, from the exons ATGGAACTTGCAGAACCGAATGGACGGAAATATTGGGGCCGCCAGAAGATCAAAATAAAGAAGATTGAGGATGACCAACATCGCTTCATTATGTTCTCCAGTCGCAG GGCCATGATCTATAAGAAGGCAAGCGAGCTGGCTACCCTATGTGGAGCTGAAATTGGTATTGTGGTGTTCTCACCAACAGGGAAGCCCTTCTCATTTGGGATTCCGACAATTGACGCGGTGGTGGAGCGATTCCTCAACAGGAATACCTCTGAGCAGCCCCCCGATGATGGTGGCATGGAGCAGATGCTGGAGGCCCAACAAAGGACGAGGATTGAGAAAATAAGACAAAACCTCAACAAGACCCTCGCCAAACTAGAGGCTGAGAAGAAGCGCGATAAGTCACTCAAGCAGCTAATCAAGACAGCCCGGGAACCCAATGCACCGAGGTGCGAAGTTGGTTGGTGGGATGCTAAGATTGAAGCGCTCAATCCTGCACAACTTGAGCAAGTATCCACGTCCATAGAGCAATTCTATGGTGATCTTATGAAACACATGAAAAAAAGGCAGCAACTACAACCACAACCACAACGATAA
- the LOC116198643 gene encoding uncharacterized protein LOC116198643 isoform X1 — translation MFTQIEQKDQADSHHQWRLFSVRRPLFPSVASCTVCFCPSKTNHRFAIGKNWPLRVNLCNVSALSAPLPQARVFPKDGRGRSGFVLKAQASVEGDTLMKEAESVSSTKNDIGVLCLHHVGILCENLERSLDFYQNLLGLEINEARPNEKLPYRGAWLWVGNEMIHLMELPNPDPLTGRPQHGGLDRHTCIAIKDVYKLKAILDKAGIPYTMSRSGRAALFTRDPDANALEFVQVDS, via the exons ATGTTCACCCAGATAGAGCAGAAGGACCAAGCGGACTCCCATCATCAATGGCGTCTCTTCTCAGTCCGTCGGCCCCTGTTTCCCTCCGTAGCAAG CTGTACCGTATGCTTTTGCCCTTCGAAAACCAACCATCGATTTGCAATTGGCAAGAATTGGCCTTTACGC GTGAATCTCTGTAATGTTAGTGCTCTGTCTGCCCCTCTGCCACAAGCTAGAGTCTTCCCGAAAGACGGAAGAGGAAGGAGTGGTTTCGTGTTGAAAGCTCAGGCGTCTGTTGAAGGGGACACACTGATGAAGGAAGCAGAATCTGTTAGTAGTACCAAAAATG ATATTGGGGTCCTCTGTCTTCATCACGTCGGGATTCTGTGCGAGAATCTCGAAAGATCACTTGATTTCTATCAGAATCTGCTCG GTCTCGAAATAAATGAGGCGCGTCCAAACGAGAAGCTCCCATATCGGGGTGCTTGGCTTTGGGTGGGTAACGAGATGATTCATCTAATGGAGCTACCGAATCCCGACCCCTTAACTGGAAGACCTCAACATGGGGGCTTGGATCGTCACACTTGTATTGCCATTAAAGATGTGTATAAGCTGAAAGCTATTCTTGATAAAGCAG GGATCCCATACACGATGAGCCGATCAGGAAGGGCAGCGCTCTTTACCCGTGACCCCGATGCAAATGCTCTCGAGTTTGTGCAGGTCGATAGCTAG
- the LOC116198643 gene encoding uncharacterized protein LOC116198643 isoform X2 produces MASLLSPSAPVSLRSKVNLCNVSALSAPLPQARVFPKDGRGRSGFVLKAQASVEGDTLMKEAESVSSTKNDIGVLCLHHVGILCENLERSLDFYQNLLGLEINEARPNEKLPYRGAWLWVGNEMIHLMELPNPDPLTGRPQHGGLDRHTCIAIKDVYKLKAILDKAGIPYTMSRSGRAALFTRDPDANALEFVQVDS; encoded by the exons ATGGCGTCTCTTCTCAGTCCGTCGGCCCCTGTTTCCCTCCGTAGCAAG GTGAATCTCTGTAATGTTAGTGCTCTGTCTGCCCCTCTGCCACAAGCTAGAGTCTTCCCGAAAGACGGAAGAGGAAGGAGTGGTTTCGTGTTGAAAGCTCAGGCGTCTGTTGAAGGGGACACACTGATGAAGGAAGCAGAATCTGTTAGTAGTACCAAAAATG ATATTGGGGTCCTCTGTCTTCATCACGTCGGGATTCTGTGCGAGAATCTCGAAAGATCACTTGATTTCTATCAGAATCTGCTCG GTCTCGAAATAAATGAGGCGCGTCCAAACGAGAAGCTCCCATATCGGGGTGCTTGGCTTTGGGTGGGTAACGAGATGATTCATCTAATGGAGCTACCGAATCCCGACCCCTTAACTGGAAGACCTCAACATGGGGGCTTGGATCGTCACACTTGTATTGCCATTAAAGATGTGTATAAGCTGAAAGCTATTCTTGATAAAGCAG GGATCCCATACACGATGAGCCGATCAGGAAGGGCAGCGCTCTTTACCCGTGACCCCGATGCAAATGCTCTCGAGTTTGTGCAGGTCGATAGCTAG
- the LOC116202009 gene encoding heat shock factor protein HSF24-like, translating to MSQRSVPAPFLTKTYQLVDDSSTDDVISWNENGDTFVVWKNAEFAKDLLPKYFKHNNFSSFVRQLNTYGFRKTVPDKWEFANDNFKRAHKDLLCKIRRRKAATLPPLPAATPAQKTATGVSPSPSNSTGDDPGSTSSKNSTASSVDDHRQTAAAASQLAVLADENKRLKRHNEMLSSELTETKKRCDEVVSFLTECLKVGPDQIDQIMRQGSCGSTRDATTIKCAAEGGSCEYGEGDSSRLKLFGIWLNDEGKNARKRVREEKAIGFAEHHANKNKALGVRA from the exons ATGTCTCAGAGGTCAGTCCCAGCCCCTTTCTTGACGAAGACATACCAGCTGGTGGACGACTCAAGCACGGACGATGTGATCTCCTGGAACGAGAACGGAGACACGTTCGTGGTGTGGAAGAACGCCGAGTTTGCCAAGGATTTGCTGCCAAAGTATTTCAAGCACAATAACTTCTCAAGCTTCGTTAGGCAGCTCAATACCTAT GGGTTTAGGAAAACAGTTCCCGACAAATGGGAATTTGCCAATGACAACTTCAAGCGTGCTCACAAGGACCTCCTCTGCAAGATCCGCCGACGAAAGGCCGCCACCCTGCCGCCGCTGCCCGCCGCCACACCAGCCCAAAAGACCGCCACTGGGGTCTCCCCCTCTCCATCTAACTCCACTGGCGATGACCCAGGCTCGACCTCGTCCAAGAACTCTACGGCGTCCTCAGTGGACGATCACCGTCAGACAGCCGCGGCAGCCTCCCAGCTAGCTGTTTTGGCGGATGAGAACAAGCGGCTGAAGAGACACAACGAGATGCTCAGCTCTGAGCTGACGGAAACGAAGAAGCGGTGTGATGAGGTGGTCTCGTTCTTGACCGAGTGCCTGAAGGTGGGGCCCGATCAGATCGATCAGATAATGAGGCAAGGAAGCTGCGGGTCCACGCGTGATGCAACAACGATCAAATGTGCAGCTGAGGGAGGGAGCTGCGAGTACGGAGAAGGTGATTCGAGCAGGCTGAAGCTGTTCGGGATTTGGTTAAATGATGAGGGAAAGAACGCAAGGAAGAGAGTCAGGGAGGAGAAAGCCATTGGGTTCGCGGAGCACCACGCGAACAAAAATAAGGCTCTGGGCGTTCGTGCCTAA
- the LOC116201641 gene encoding caltractin, which translates to MYQQASLYRGPSRKEKPRGRHHGLTQQKRQEIKEAFELFDTDGSGTIDAKELNVAMRALGFEMTEEQINQMIADVDKDGSGAIDFDEFVHMMTAKIGERDTKEELMKAFRILDQDNNGKISAVDIKRISKELGESFTDREIQEMIEEADLDRDGEINVDEFIRMMRRTSYGY; encoded by the exons ATG TACCAACAGGCGAGCCTTTACAGAGGACCTTCTAGGAAAGAAAAGCCTAGAGGACGGCATCATGGATTAACCCAACAGAAGAGGCAGGAGATTAAAGAAGCGTTTGAGCTGTTTGACACTGATGGCTCAG GAACTATTGATGCCAAGGAGCTGAATGTTGCCATGAG GGCTCTTGGTTTTGAGATGACAGAAGAG CAAATCAACCAAATGATTGCAGATGTAGACAAGGATGGCAGTGGCGCAATTGATTTTGATGAATTCGTGCACATGATGACTGCCAAAATCGGAGAAAGGGACACAAAGGAGGAGCTTATGAAAGCATTTCGAATTCTTGACCAGGATAACAAT GGGAAGATATCTGCCGTTGATATAAAGCGCATATCGAAGGAGCTCGGAGAAAGCTTCACGGATAGAGaaattcaggagatgattgaggAGGCTGACCTAGACC GTGATGGTGAGATCAACGTCGATGAGTTCATAAGGATGATGAGGAGGACATCATATGGCTATTAG